One Heyndrickxia oleronia genomic window, ATCCATCGTATTTTTATTTTCTTAAGTGTAGAATTAGTAAGATGCAAGAATAATAGCTACGCAATAAATGATCATTTTTTATGAACAATTCTTGTTTCCCATATTTGTTGTATATGCCCACGAGCATGCCCAGCAACCATTTTTATCATATTTCTTACTTCTTCTTTACTACTACCATTTACTAAAACGCTCCTATTTAGTGCATCTGGAATTTCTTCACAGAGCTCCAGCACATGTTCCCTAAGATATCGAAATAACATAATTGTTTTATTAACTTTTCTTGTACGATAATTCGTTCCTAACTCCCATAAATTAGGATCATATGGGTTTCTAATATAATCACGTCCAGATTCTGCTAATGCAAATTTAATTTTATGTAGTGTTGTGATATCTGAATCAATCAAATGAAATATTGTTTGTCTAATGGACCATTTCCCTTTTGCTCGAACCAAATCAAAGTCTTTTTCATTCAAACCACGAATCGAATCTTCTAACATTTGTATACCATTTCTATATAATTCAAGTATTTCATTATCTGGTAGAAAAAGCTCCTCCCAAAGGGAAAGAATATAACCATCTGGATCTGTTATAAATAGCGTCTGGCCAAATCCTTCTTCAATGATAAGTTCAACCTTTAGCTGGTTAATCTTTTTTAAACGAAGATACAAATTCTCTATATCCTTTGTTACTATGTAAAACTTCCCTTTAGGTAAAGGCTCAGAAAATATTTTTTCCAGATATGGAGAACAGTCTAAATCTTTTTTTTCTGTGATAATGGCTATTGGTTCACCATTCGATAAATTTAATCTAGCAATCCGTTTGTTCACATCTTTCCAATCACTATACCATCCAACAACATCAGAATAAAACTTTACTGTCTGGTCTAGATTTTTCACTCTTAATAATAAATTAGGCTTCTGTCTTTCCATAGCTTAAAAGATCTCCCTTCTGCGAATTCTACTCTCAAATTGAACATACCAGCATCAAAACATTCTTTTATTATATTTATATTTTTCATTCGAGATATTGAAGACAGAGATTAGATATTATGTATGAAAAACAAATCTTTTAATATGTATTCTTGGTAATTGAGAGAATCCCCTTCTTGTAGATATTATTACGTGGTGACTAGTAATTATGATTTCACAATAAAAATGCATTTTCTCTATGTTCATGATGAGAAAATGCTCCTATACAAAATAAAACTTATTTTTTTAAATAAAAATGCTGTAAATTCCTACCTGCATTATCTTTACTTCAAGAAACACACTATTAAAACCTCATATAATTAAACTAATTGATACATGAGAATATCATCCACATATTCATCCTCTTCATTATTGTACCAATACGAATAATGAATCTAATTGTATCATTTTAACTTGATATTTTTATCCTTCTAAGAAATAGCCTCCATTTGATTGACTATTAGGAAAACTAAATATATTTAACCTCTCCAAACGTTATTCTCATAAGAGCTGCATAGGTTAGTAAGGAATCTTCATTAAACGTCTGGGAAAAGAAGAATTCCGCATTAAACTGATTCTCTGCTTCATTAATTGTTAATCCTCGTTTAATCAATCCGTCAATATATGCTTCTTTATCAAGAGGTTTCGCACCTATACCGTCCTCCTTCAATGAAAAAAACAATTTATCTTTCGCTTCTTGTTTCATATCTGGATAAAGTACATTTACTTTATCACTAATTCTGCATTGAATATTTTCCACACCTAGTTCGGATAAAT contains:
- a CDS encoding DinB family protein codes for the protein MERQKPNLLLRVKNLDQTVKFYSDVVGWYSDWKDVNKRIARLNLSNGEPIAIITEKKDLDCSPYLEKIFSEPLPKGKFYIVTKDIENLYLRLKKINQLKVELIIEEGFGQTLFITDPDGYILSLWEELFLPDNEILELYRNGIQMLEDSIRGLNEKDFDLVRAKGKWSIRQTIFHLIDSDITTLHKIKFALAESGRDYIRNPYDPNLWELGTNYRTRKVNKTIMLFRYLREHVLELCEEIPDALNRSVLVNGSSKEEVRNMIKMVAGHARGHIQQIWETRIVHKK